In a genomic window of Panthera tigris isolate Pti1 chromosome D4, P.tigris_Pti1_mat1.1, whole genome shotgun sequence:
- the UBAC1 gene encoding ubiquitin-associated domain-containing protein 1, whose protein sequence is MFVQEEKIFAGKVLRLHICASDGAEWLEEATEDTSVEKLKERCLKHCAHGSLEDPKSVTHHKLIHAASERVLSDAKTILEENIQDQDVLLLIKKRAPSPLPKMADVSTEEKKKQEEKAPDREAIFRATANLPSYNMDRAEVQTNIRDFQTELRKILVSLIEVAQKLLALNPDAVELFKKANAMLDEEEDGRVDEAALRQLTEMGFPETRAAKALRLNHMSVPQAMEWLIEHAEDPTIDTPLPGQASPGGAEAAPEAASEAAGTSTGDEEPRDELTEIFKKIRRKREFRADARAVISLMEMGFDEKEVIDALRVNNNQQNAACEWLLGDRKPSPEELDKGIDPDSPLFQAILDNPVVQLGLTNPKTLLAFEDMLENPLNSTQWMNDPETGPVMLQISRIFQTLNRT, encoded by the exons atGTTCGTGCAGGAGGAGAAGATTTTCGCGGGCAAGGTGCTGCGGCTGCACATCTGCGCGTCCGACGGCGCCGAGTGGCTGGAGGAGGCGACCGAGGACACCTCGGTGGAGAAGCTCAAGGAGCGCTGCCTCAAGCAC TGTGCTCATGGGAGCTTAGAAGACCCCAAAAGTGTGACCCATCACAAATTAATACACGCTGCTTCGGAGAGGGTGCTGAGTGAtgccaaaacaatcttggaagAGAACATCCAAGACCAAG ATGTCTTACTGTTGATAAAAAAGCGTGCCCCGAGTCCGCTGCCCAAGATGGCCGACGTGTCCACAGAAGAAAAG aaaaaacaagaagagaaagcCCCGGATAGAGAAGCTATATTCCGGGCCACCGCCAACCTGCCCTCCTACAACATGGACCGGGCCGAGGTCCAGACCAACATCAGAGAC TTCCAGACGGAACTCCGGAAGATCCTGGTGTCTCTCATCGAGGTGGCACAGAAGTTGTTAGCGCTGAACCCGGATGCGGTCGAGCTGTTCAAGAAGGCGAACG CGATGCTGGACGAAGAGGAGGACGGGCGAGTGGACGAGGCAGCCCTGCGGCAGCTCACGGAGATGGGCTTCCCGGAGACCAGGGCCGCCAAGGCCCTGCGGCTGAACCA CATGTCGGTGCCTCAGGCCATGGAGTGGTTGATCGAACACGCAGAAGACCCGACCATCGACACGCCTCTTCCGGGCCAGGCCTCTCCGGGAGGGGCGGAGGCCGCCCCCGAGGCTGCCTCCGAGGCGGCCGGGACCAGCACGGGAGACGAGGAGCCCAGAGATGAGCTAACGGAGATCTTCAAGAAGATCCGGAGGAAAAGGGAGTTCCGGGCCGACGCTCGG GCGGTCATTTCCCTGATGGAGATGGGATTCGACGAGAAAGAAGTGATAGACGCCCTCAGAGTGAACAACAACCAGCAGAACGCCGCC TGCGAGTGGCTGCTGGGAGACCGGAAGCCCTCCCCCGAGGAGCTGGACAAGGGCATTGACCCCGACAGCCCCCTCTTTCAAGCCATCCTGGATAATCCAGTGGTGCAGCTGGGCCTGACCAACCCTAAAACGTTACTAG CGTTTGAGGACATGCTGGAAAACCCACTGAACAGCACCCAGTGGATGAACGACCCGGAGACGGGGCCGGTCATGCTGCAGATCTCCAGGATCTTCCAGACCCTGAACCGCACGTAG